A genomic window from Aquitalea aquatilis includes:
- a CDS encoding GNAT family N-acetyltransferase: MSIEIRPATRADAALILHYIRELAIYEKAEQEVVASVADIEESLFGADASAESLICLQHGQPIGYAVYFFSYSTWLGKSGLYLEDLYITPAARGSGAGKRLLRHLAQLAVAKGCGRFEWSVLDWNQPAIDFYESFGAAAQSEWVRYRLAGDTLLKFAEQA; encoded by the coding sequence GTGAGCATAGAAATTCGCCCCGCCACCCGCGCCGATGCCGCGCTGATCCTGCATTACATCCGTGAGCTGGCCATCTATGAAAAAGCCGAACAGGAAGTGGTCGCCAGCGTGGCCGATATCGAAGAGTCGCTGTTTGGTGCCGATGCCAGCGCCGAAAGCCTGATCTGCCTGCAGCACGGCCAGCCCATCGGCTACGCGGTGTATTTTTTCAGCTATTCCACCTGGCTGGGCAAATCCGGCCTGTATCTGGAAGACCTGTACATCACCCCCGCGGCACGCGGCAGCGGTGCGGGTAAACGGCTGCTGCGCCATCTGGCGCAACTAGCCGTGGCCAAGGGCTGCGGCCGCTTCGAGTGGAGCGTGCTGGACTGGAACCAGCCGGCCATCGATTTCTACGAATCCTTTGGCGCAGCCGCCCAGTCCGAATGGGTACGCTACCGTCTGGCCGGCGACACCCTGCTGAAGTTTGCCGAACAGGCCTGA